In the Anastrepha obliqua isolate idAnaObli1 chromosome 1, idAnaObli1_1.0, whole genome shotgun sequence genome, one interval contains:
- the LOC129235749 gene encoding MMS19 nucleotide excision repair protein — translation MTPLTQNGIEEAFASEAALQQAAASVSANIVKGAYDVSHVVEQMGFALTSPTIEQRVNGIKLLSFVLRQLPKDHLNRKQLEFIADFYADRLKDQHSVLPAVIDGIHALVEMKDLPAESVPKILDSFFKHTSCQSHQRGERGKWFKILKLVGEQYEKELKQMGVDFMYGLINSIDGERDPRNLDFIFTFMPDLIKRFSLLHLGEEMFEIFACYFPIDFTPSRDDPSNISRDELAAKLSECLVASPEFIEWVVPLALEKLESDLVVAKLDSLELLRKSAIKFPAKLLSQHFDVIWAALKTEIFPGGDNTDVVSAGLIVLRTILEQAHSTPEISHSYQTTVLGAILPHLSDVNQRLYNPSTAIALVCVAGDPIFAGERILNTFLLKLSTKPQSIDGGGDKAVLSTNTYNEDQRIKVYAIIAQLFKIVAIRDCAEQLNKATCDAIHLDIIGVLRANIDTDAAEQNIDLKHAALSVLTESMPLINESNRALLYKVLLQLITHDSLDLQCVELLELLGACHPVEVQSNCIDVLTRNFAIYPNFVKRKIFKHLLKLVVQAAFTSRVLDLLWHYCFGQDIPSDVQLIALEALNMLLNSNDTRLIVELQTNNCLIDKLVTLALGNAPLSIPALEQIAAALCRIQQHLSVSEQYIITTEYLSQLKLQSAAHLYVAKGLLGHLHQEICLDDFLEWLLNDLTQLSLSVDEVGDNKENLRTVARQLLCSLVNRIEENEQNRDNLVKTLALLRTKIKEENALSVETLAWLAKGLIVAGNDLTAEIIETLAELLDHPTLGTAATVAFEIIAADYDELFLTKVKFLYKQKLFNVVLIKLGDKLETHSERHLIAFIYVLQSAPYAVQKMHLEKIGPLLFKSLELNHTAVLCYSLNICGRFVADRDEYILRHLNHIIPSCLRLAKYQNSMKVRIGALNLLHDITKYSTHVLLTHKIDVVLELASALDDHKRLVRNTAVRTRNAWYMVGTSDANY, via the exons ATGACACCTTTAACACAGAACGGCATAGAGGAAGCGTTCGCTAGTGAGGCGGCGCTCCAGCAGGCTGCCGCCAGTGTTAGTGCAA ATATCGTCAAAGGGGCTTATGACGTATCGCATGTTGTGGAGCAAATGGGTTTCGCTCTGACTTCACCCACGATAGAGCAACGCGTTAATGGAATAAAGCTACTTTCGTTTGTTTTGCGGCAATTACCAAAGGACCACCTAAATAGAAAACAATTGGAGTTCATAGCAGATTTTTACGCAGATCGTCTGAAGGATCAACATAGTGTACTACCTGCTGTAATTGATGGTATTCATGCTTTAGTAGAAATGAAAGATTTGCCCGCGGAGAGTGTGCCGAAAATTTTGGATTCATTTTTCAAACACACCAGCTGTCAGTCTCATCAACGTGGTGAACGAGGAAAGTggtttaaaatcttaaaactcgtaGGAGAGCAGTATGAAAAAG AACTAAAGCAAATGGGTGTCGATTTTATGTACGGATTGATAAATTCAATCGACGGCGAGCGTGATCCTCGTAATTTGGATTTTATATTCACGTTCATGCCTGATTTGATAAAACGCTTTTCACTGTTGCATTTGGGTGAAGAAATGTTTGAAATATTTGCCTGCTATTTTCCCATTGATTTTACCCCGAGTCGCGATGATCCCAGCAATATATCACGTGACGAGTTAGCTGCGAAATTGAGCGAATGTTTGGTTGCATCGcctgaatttattgaatgggTAGTGCCATTGGCGTTGGAAAAGCTGGAAAGTGATTTGGTGGTTGCCAAATTGGACTCGTTGGAACTATTG CGCAAATCGGCAATTAAGTTTCCTGCAAAATTATTGTCTCAGCATTTTGATGTCATCTGGGCAGCTCTAAAGACCGAAATATTCCCTGGTGGCGATAATACGGACGTTGTTTCTGCTGGCCTCATCGTATTGCGTACAATTTTAGAGCAAGCTCACTCAACGCCAGAAATTAGCCATAGTTACCAAACCACTGTTTTGGGTGCAATTTTGCCGCATTTAAGCGACGTCAATCAACGTCTCTACAATCCATCGACAGCTATTGCATTGGTTTGTGTCGCAGGTGATCCGATTTTCGCTGGCGAACGGATACTTAACACATTTTTGCTGAAACTAAGCACAAAACCCCAAAGTATTGACGGCGGGGGCGACAAAGCGGTATTGTCAACTAATACTTACAACGAGGACCAACGTATCAAAGTGTATGCGATTATAGCAcaacttttcaaaattgttgctataCGAGATTGTGCAGAGCAGCTGAACAAGGCTACGTGCGACGCAATTCATCTAGATATTATTGGCGTGCTGCGTGCTAACATAGATACCGATGCCGCAGagcaaaatattgatttaaaacACGCAGCGCTGAGTGTACTTACCGAAAGTATGCCTTTGATCAATGAATCAAATCGTGCACTCCTTTACAAAGTTCTTCTACAGCTGATCACACACGATTCGCTCGATCTTCAGTGCGTGGAATTACTAGAATTGCTCGGTGCTTGTCATCCTGTCGAAGTGCAGTCAAATTGCATCGATGTGCTCACTCGTAATTTCGCTATCTAcccaaattttgtaaaaaggaaaatttttaagCATCTACTGAAATTAGTGGTGCAAGCGGCCTTCACGTCGCGTGTACTCGATTTGTTGTGGCACTATTGCTTTGGTCAAGACATACCCAGCGATGTGCAATTAATCGCTCTTGAAGCGCTTAACATGCTATTGAACAGCAATGATACGCGTCTAATCGTTGAGCTACAGACCAATAACTGCCTTATTGATAAGCTTGTGACATTAGCTTTGGGAAATGCACCACTTAGTATACCTGCGCTTGAGCAAATCGCAGCTGCGCTTTGTCGCATTCAACAGCATTTGTCTGTTTCGGAACAATATATAATTACAACTGAGTACCTTTCGCAGCTAAAACTGCAGTCTGCCGCACATTTGTATGTCGCCAAAGGGCTACTGGGTCATTTACATCAAGAAATATGTCTGGATGACTTCCTTGAGTGGCTACTGAACGATTTGACGCAACTGTCGCTTAGCGTTGATGAAGTCGGTGATAATAAGGAAAACCTCCGTACAGTTGCACGTCAGCTGCTCTGCAGCCTGGTTAATCGGATAGAAGAGAATGAACAAAATCGTGACAATTTAGTTAAGACTCTGGCACTATTGaggacaaaaataaaagaagaaaacgcATTGTCTGTAGAGACTTTGGCGTGGTTGGCCAAAGGCCTCATTGTAGCCGGTAACGACCTAACAGCGGAAATAATTGAGACA CTCGCCGAATTATTGGACCATCCCACCTTGGGCACAGCTGCAACTGTAGCGTTTGAAATAATCGCTGCGGACTATGATGAACTATTTTTAACTAAAGTAAAATTTCTTTACAAACAGAAGCTTTTCAATGTGGTTTTGATAAAGTTGGGCGATAAGTTGGAAACACATTCCGAACGTCATctgattgcttttatttatgtGTTGCAAAGCGCGCCATACGCTGTGCAAAAGATGCATCTggaaaag ATTGGTCCGCTGCTCTTCAAATCGCTTGAGCTTAACCACACAGCTGTGCTCTGCTATTCTCTAAATATTTGTGGGCGTTTTGTTGCGGATCGCGATGAATACATTCTTAGACACTTGAATCATATAATACCGAGCTGCTTGCGGTTAGCAAAATACCAAAACTCAATG AAAGTGCGCATCGGAGCTCTAAATCTTCTGCACGACATTACCAAATATTCGACCCATGTCTTGTTAACGCATAAAATCGACGTTGTGCTGGAACTGGCGTCCGCCTTAGATGATCATAAGCGCTTGGTACGCAACACAGCTGTGCGCACGAGGAATGCCTGGTATATGGTCGGTACAAGCGACGCTAATTATTAG
- the LOC129235750 gene encoding katanin p60 ATPase-containing subunit A-like 1 isoform X1: MSITLLRGGKQKTKSCVGMTVMAKTSIAEICENAKLARDMAYTGNYDSACIYYEGLGGMLDRMVKSTTDSLRKSKWKLIAQQIEKEYSQMKAIQRTLSEMTLDLQNTPFAHKLKTQISEDETKDPAAWFRPDPDIWTPPPKDPDVWGPPRTEKPAVPNRSRSSIPNKKLTGGVGKSIIPQRNNASAAGANRRTIAGSGGSTARGGNLTQHNGRSTSSTSSRKTTHSSNGGSGNMSAVADNCGSKDEENRDEEAVESEEKEEKKFQPSSHMEAELVDILERDILQRNPKVRWNDIADLHDAKRLLEEAVVLPMLMPDYFKGIRRPWKGVLMVGPPGTGKTMLAKAVATECGTTFFNVSSSTLTSKYRGESEKMVRLLFEMARFYAPSTIFIDEIDSLCSRRGSESEHEASRRVKSELLVQMDGVGSEEATKVVMVLAATNFPWDIDEALRRRLEKRIYIPLPTDEGREALLKINLREVKVDESVNLSEIAKKLEGYSGADITNVCRDASMMSMRRKIAGLTPEQIRQLATEEVDLPVSNQDFTEAISRCNKSVSKADLEKYEKWMNEFGSS, from the exons ATGTCAATAACC CTATTACGAGGTGGCAAGCAAAAGACGAAATCTTGTGTAGGAATGACCGTGATGGCCAAAACTTCAATAGCAGAAATATGTGAGAATGCAAAGCTGGCGCGTGACATGGCGTATACCGGCAACTATGACTCGGCATGCATATACTATGAAGGACTAGGCGGTATGTTAGATCGCATGGTTAAATCAACAACTGATTCACTGcgtaaaagcaaatggaaaTTG ATCGCACAGCAAATTGAAAAAGAATACTCCCAAATGAAAGCCATACAACGAACACTATCAGAAATGACGCTCGATTTGCAGAATACACCGTTTGCACACAAATTAAAAACCCAAATCAGCGAAGACGAGACAAAAGATCCAGCAGCGTGGTTTCGTCCTGATCCCGATATTTGGACACCACCACCCAAAGATCCTGACGTATGGGGTCCACCACGCACAGAAAA ACCCGCGGTCCCAAATCGAAGCCGTAGTAGTATACCTAATAAAAAACTCACAGGAGGTGTAGGAAAAAGCATAATACCACAGCGCAATAATGCCAGCGCTGCAGGCGCAAATAGACGCACTATAGCTGGAAGTGGTGGGAGTACTGCACGCGGCGGAAATTTAACGCAGCACAATGGGCGTTCTACTTCATCAACATCGAGCAGAAAAACGACACACTCGAGCAATGGTGGTAGTGGCAACATGTCGGCTGTGGCCGACAACTGCGGTTCAAAAGACGAAGAAAATCGAGATGAAGAGGCGGTGGAAAGCGAGGAGAAGGAGGAAAAGAAATTCCAGCCGAGCTCTCACATGGAAGCAGAACTTGTGGATATATTAG aGCGTgatatacttcagcgaaatccAAAAGTACGCTGGAACGACATAGCCGATCTACATGACGCCAAACGTTTGCTGGAGGAAGCTGTTGTGCTACCCATGCTAATGCCGGACTATTTTAAG GGTATACGACGTCCATGGAAGGGCGTACTCATGGTTGGACCCCCCGGCACCGGTAAAACTATGTTGGCTAAAGCTGTGGCAACAGAATGCGGCaccacttttttcaatgtaTCGTCTTCGACGTTGACTTCTAAATATCGTGGTGAATCAGAGAAAATGGTACGTTTATTGTTTGAGATGGCGCGATTCTATGCGCCGAGCACAATTTTCATAGACGAAATTGATTCGCTTTGTTCACGTCGTGGTTCCGAGTCGGAACATGAGGCTTCACGTCGTGTCAAATCAGAGCTGTTGGTGCAAATGGATGGTGTGGGCAGCGAAGAGGCCACAAAGGTGGTCATGGTATTAGCTGCCACTAATTTCCCATGGGACATTGACGAAGCGTTACGACGCCGTTTGGAGAAACGTATTTACATACCGTTACCAACAGATGAGGGACGCGAAGCATTGTTGAAGATTAATCTGCGCGAAGTGAAGGTGGACGAAAGTGTAAATTTGTCTGAAATCGCGAAGAAGCTAGAGGGTTATTCGGGTGCTGACATTACCAACGTTTGCAG GGATGCTAGCATGATGTCGATGCGTCGAAAGATTGCTGGTCTCACGCCGGAGCAGATACGGCAATTGGCTACAGAAGAAGTTGATCTTCCCGTTTCGAATCAGGATTTTACCGAAGCCATTAGCCGCTGCAATAAAAGTGTATCGAAAGCGGATCtggaaaaatacgaaaaatggatgaatgaattCGGTTCGTCATGA
- the LOC129235751 gene encoding vacuolar protein sorting-associated protein 37B, whose translation MYQEYLNQMQSSIAPLSSDELKDLLNDDEKLEEKVSEVLENLKSQKDNLLLENRSKAESNIEKEPSIIELRGKVNELLEEAKQCCQAVQDKLAEVKEKSGNVNQETALALIQTAAAESEEATDALIKQFTDNEIGVEAFLDEFLATRKTMHLRKLKAEKMQELMRRQTPAAQRGSMGGAMPAYGNLLPNSGFYPTPGGAGVPYPLGPMMPMPPPRPY comes from the coding sequence ATGTATCAAGAATACTTGAATCAGATGCAATCATCGATAGCACCACTTTCGTCAGACGAACTCAAGGATTTGCTCAACGATGACGAAAAGCTGGAGGAAAAAGTGAGCGAAGTTCTAGAAAACCTTAAATCTCAAAAGGACAACCTACTCCTCGAAAATCGCTCAAAGGCCGAGAGTAATATTGAAAAAGAACCATCAATCATAGAATTGCGTGGCAAAGTTAATGAACTGCTCGAGGAGGCCAAACAGTGTTGTCAGGCCGTGCAGGATAAATTAGCAGAAGTGAAAGAGAAGTCGGGCAATGTGAATCAAGAGACAGCATTGGCATTAATACAAACAGCTGCCGCAGAAAGCGAGGAAGCAACTGATGCCTTGATAAAGCAATTCACAGACAATGAAATTGGAGTGGAAGCATTCCTAGACGAATTTCTAGCAACACGCAAAACAATGCACCTACGCAAGCTCAAAGCGgagaaaatgcaagagcttaTGCGGAGACAAACACCAGCTGCGCAACGTGGTAGCATGGGTGGCGCAATGCCTGCCTATGGCAATTTATTACCAAACAGTGGCTTTTATCCAACTCCAGGTGGAGCTGGTGTGCCATACCCATTGGGGCCCATGATGCCAATGCCACCGCCACGCCCATATTAG
- the LOC129235750 gene encoding katanin p60 ATPase-containing subunit A-like 1 isoform X2 yields MTVMAKTSIAEICENAKLARDMAYTGNYDSACIYYEGLGGMLDRMVKSTTDSLRKSKWKLIAQQIEKEYSQMKAIQRTLSEMTLDLQNTPFAHKLKTQISEDETKDPAAWFRPDPDIWTPPPKDPDVWGPPRTEKPAVPNRSRSSIPNKKLTGGVGKSIIPQRNNASAAGANRRTIAGSGGSTARGGNLTQHNGRSTSSTSSRKTTHSSNGGSGNMSAVADNCGSKDEENRDEEAVESEEKEEKKFQPSSHMEAELVDILERDILQRNPKVRWNDIADLHDAKRLLEEAVVLPMLMPDYFKGIRRPWKGVLMVGPPGTGKTMLAKAVATECGTTFFNVSSSTLTSKYRGESEKMVRLLFEMARFYAPSTIFIDEIDSLCSRRGSESEHEASRRVKSELLVQMDGVGSEEATKVVMVLAATNFPWDIDEALRRRLEKRIYIPLPTDEGREALLKINLREVKVDESVNLSEIAKKLEGYSGADITNVCRDASMMSMRRKIAGLTPEQIRQLATEEVDLPVSNQDFTEAISRCNKSVSKADLEKYEKWMNEFGSS; encoded by the exons ATGACCGTGATGGCCAAAACTTCAATAGCAGAAATATGTGAGAATGCAAAGCTGGCGCGTGACATGGCGTATACCGGCAACTATGACTCGGCATGCATATACTATGAAGGACTAGGCGGTATGTTAGATCGCATGGTTAAATCAACAACTGATTCACTGcgtaaaagcaaatggaaaTTG ATCGCACAGCAAATTGAAAAAGAATACTCCCAAATGAAAGCCATACAACGAACACTATCAGAAATGACGCTCGATTTGCAGAATACACCGTTTGCACACAAATTAAAAACCCAAATCAGCGAAGACGAGACAAAAGATCCAGCAGCGTGGTTTCGTCCTGATCCCGATATTTGGACACCACCACCCAAAGATCCTGACGTATGGGGTCCACCACGCACAGAAAA ACCCGCGGTCCCAAATCGAAGCCGTAGTAGTATACCTAATAAAAAACTCACAGGAGGTGTAGGAAAAAGCATAATACCACAGCGCAATAATGCCAGCGCTGCAGGCGCAAATAGACGCACTATAGCTGGAAGTGGTGGGAGTACTGCACGCGGCGGAAATTTAACGCAGCACAATGGGCGTTCTACTTCATCAACATCGAGCAGAAAAACGACACACTCGAGCAATGGTGGTAGTGGCAACATGTCGGCTGTGGCCGACAACTGCGGTTCAAAAGACGAAGAAAATCGAGATGAAGAGGCGGTGGAAAGCGAGGAGAAGGAGGAAAAGAAATTCCAGCCGAGCTCTCACATGGAAGCAGAACTTGTGGATATATTAG aGCGTgatatacttcagcgaaatccAAAAGTACGCTGGAACGACATAGCCGATCTACATGACGCCAAACGTTTGCTGGAGGAAGCTGTTGTGCTACCCATGCTAATGCCGGACTATTTTAAG GGTATACGACGTCCATGGAAGGGCGTACTCATGGTTGGACCCCCCGGCACCGGTAAAACTATGTTGGCTAAAGCTGTGGCAACAGAATGCGGCaccacttttttcaatgtaTCGTCTTCGACGTTGACTTCTAAATATCGTGGTGAATCAGAGAAAATGGTACGTTTATTGTTTGAGATGGCGCGATTCTATGCGCCGAGCACAATTTTCATAGACGAAATTGATTCGCTTTGTTCACGTCGTGGTTCCGAGTCGGAACATGAGGCTTCACGTCGTGTCAAATCAGAGCTGTTGGTGCAAATGGATGGTGTGGGCAGCGAAGAGGCCACAAAGGTGGTCATGGTATTAGCTGCCACTAATTTCCCATGGGACATTGACGAAGCGTTACGACGCCGTTTGGAGAAACGTATTTACATACCGTTACCAACAGATGAGGGACGCGAAGCATTGTTGAAGATTAATCTGCGCGAAGTGAAGGTGGACGAAAGTGTAAATTTGTCTGAAATCGCGAAGAAGCTAGAGGGTTATTCGGGTGCTGACATTACCAACGTTTGCAG GGATGCTAGCATGATGTCGATGCGTCGAAAGATTGCTGGTCTCACGCCGGAGCAGATACGGCAATTGGCTACAGAAGAAGTTGATCTTCCCGTTTCGAATCAGGATTTTACCGAAGCCATTAGCCGCTGCAATAAAAGTGTATCGAAAGCGGATCtggaaaaatacgaaaaatggatgaatgaattCGGTTCGTCATGA
- the LOC129235753 gene encoding MORN repeat-containing protein 4 homolog, which translates to MDDYENQSIVSDANRGVGLMSGGPHGRNENASSFGVVKVGGWRYEDSTRYIGEWDQRGQKHGVGHLQFPDGTRYDGQFHDGLSHGKGCLWFSDGAKYEGEFMQGWFHGYGIFWRSDGMKFEGEFRGGKIWGLGLLTFRDFTHGFPRNEGFFQDCRLVRKQRCPDVVQRAQKCALMARSQCDHPY; encoded by the exons ATGGACGACTACGAAAATCAAA GTATTGTAAGCGATGCGAATCGTGGCGTTGGCTTGATGAGTGGTGGCCCCCATGGCCGCAACGAGAACGCCTCTTCTTTTGGTGTTGTGAAGGTCGGTGGTTGGCGATATGAGGATTCCACGCGTTACATTGGTGAATGGGATCAGCGTGGCCAGAAGCATGGCGTTGGCCATTTACAGTTTCCCGATGGCACACGCTACGATGGACAATTCCACGATGGACTGAGTCATGGAAAGGGCTGTCTTTGGTTCTCGGATGGTGCCAA ATACGAAGGTGAATTCATGCAGGGCTGGTTTCACGGTTACGGCATATTTTGGCGCTCCGATGGCATGAAGTTTGAAGGTGAATTTCGTGGTGGAAAGATCTGGGGGCTTGGCCTGCTAACGTTTCGCGATTTCACACACGGCTTTCCGCGCAATGAAGGCTTCTTTCAAGACTGCCGTTTGGTACGTAAACAACGCTGCCCAGACGTGGTGCAGCGCGCGCAGAAATGTGCCCTAATGGCGCGTTCGCAATGTGACCATCCGTATTAG